One genomic region from Lacerta agilis isolate rLacAgi1 chromosome 13, rLacAgi1.pri, whole genome shotgun sequence encodes:
- the RPL3L gene encoding 60S ribosomal protein L3-like isoform X2 — translation MKKYCKVIRIIVHTQMKLLPLRQKKAHIMEIQLNGGTVAEKVDWAHEKLEKQVPVNTVFSQNEMIDVIGVTKGHGMKGVTSRWHAKKLPRKTHKGLRKVACIGAWHPARVGYSIARAGQKGYHHRTELNKKVYRIGRGVHIEDGKVVKNNASTNYDTTEKTITPLGGFPKYGEVNNDFVMVKGCVVGTKKRVLTLRKSLLVHTSRKALEPVELKFIDTTSKFGHGHFQTAQEKRAFMGPQKKHLVKGKVETQEEL, via the exons ATGAAGCTCCTGCCACTGAGGCAGAAGAAGGCTCACATCATGGAGATCCAGCTGAACGGGGGCACCGTGGCAGAGAAGGTGGACTGGGCTCACGAGAAGCTGGAGAAGCAAGTGCCCGTCAACACTGTCTTCTCCCAGAACGAGATGATTGACGTCATTGGTGTCACTAAGGGGCATGGGATGAAAG GTGTGACAAGTCGGTGGCATGCTAAGAAACTCCCGAGGAAAACTCACAAAGGACTGCGTAAGGTCGCATGCATTGGAGCCTGGCATCCTGCCCGGGTGGGCTACTCCATTGCCCGGGCTGGCCAGAAAGGCTACCATCACCGCACAGAACTTAACAAGAAG GTTTACCGCATTGGGCGCGGGGTTCACATAGAAGATGGCAAAGTGGTGAAGAACAACGCCTCCACCAATTACGACACGACCGAGAAAACAATTACCCCGCTG GGTGGATTCCCTAAGTACGGAGAAGTCAACAATGATTTCGTGATGGTGAAGGGTTGCGTGGTGGGCACCAAGAAGCGGGTGCTCACCCTCAGGAAG TCCCTTCTGGTCCATACAAGCAGGAAGGCCCTGGAACCCGTGGAGCTGAAATTCATTGACACAACCTCCAAGTTTGGTCATGGACACTTCCAGACGGCTCAAGAAAAGCGTGCTTTCATG GGCCCACAGAAGAAGCACCTGGTGAAGGGGAAGGTAGAAACCCAGGAGGAATTGTGA